The following are from one region of the Hymenobacter radiodurans genome:
- a CDS encoding SusC/RagA family TonB-linked outer membrane protein, with product MNNNLYQQYTLDEPGDAVPAGAHQPTWLRVLIVGFLLLLFPILSQAQATRSVSGKVVDAQSAGLPGVTVIIPGTTTGTSTGADGTFELTVPEGTTTLSFSSIGYSSQQVSIAGKSTVQVAMQEDTQKLNEVVVTGYGTTRKQDLTGAVAVIGEKEFNKGTFTSPDQLLQGRVSGVQVSNNSGQPGGPSTIRIRGNSAVTGTGQPLYVIDGVPLDGRTARPGLVASADVGAGADSNPLNFLNPDDIETFTVLKDASATAIYGSRAAYGVVQITTKKGRTGAPILSVGASTGFSTLLRRPEFLDAGQYREALTYYGAPASNDKGGDVDALEEILRTGYLQNYNVAMSGGGETGRYRISLGYLDQDGIVRKTGFKKYSANLSTNLQFLQSKKLGVDVNIATSQFQEELANITTDAGFRGSLIGQALQWNPTQPLRNTDGSLFIQAGDVVNPLAAQELYNDASRVNTILASIAPSYKFTSWLEYRMLLSVNYNSGERRTSIDQRLINYPGIEGQGFAAISNNELVTQQIVHTLNFNREVATDLNLNAVLGYEYTKFSNSGSNVNAFGNRDEGGFGNFGLDYTNYIQYSAAGNRQISSFFDPSSELQSVFGRAIFSYKDRYVLTGTLRRDESTKFGPNNRVGYFPSFAAAWDLSQEAFFPAEKLTQLKLRAGYGLTGNQEFPAGAAQFRYTLDNNGAQSPLNDANDDLKWQADAQFNVGIDIGAFNNRLTFSADYFNKTTTDILFPTTPGEPRPSVAAIRWDNLDAKIVNKGVEMALGTTLVSNEQVEVGLNVNATFIRNEVSDLVGAAIPTGAINGQGLSGALSQLITNGYPINAFFLPQYNGLTESGLSNDFGAIAYSGSPNPRTLLGLSANARYGKLALIANMTGVFGQYVYNNTVNAVGNVGQIGAGKNIALSTFENPIKEATGNPSAATTRYLEKGDFLKMSNLTLSYSFGDLGSFVKGARVYVTGQNLFVLTDYDGFDPEVNTVKRGANQVPSVGIDYLPYPSARTFTFGVNFNL from the coding sequence ATGAACAACAACTTGTACCAACAGTACACATTGGATGAGCCAGGGGACGCCGTTCCGGCTGGCGCCCATCAGCCGACCTGGCTACGGGTGCTAATCGTAGGCTTCCTCCTCCTGCTGTTTCCGATTCTGAGCCAGGCACAAGCTACTCGGTCCGTTTCGGGCAAGGTGGTAGATGCGCAGTCCGCTGGTCTGCCTGGCGTGACGGTTATCATTCCGGGAACGACCACGGGAACTAGCACAGGCGCGGATGGCACCTTTGAATTGACCGTGCCTGAGGGTACAACGACGCTGTCCTTCTCCTCTATTGGTTACAGCTCCCAGCAGGTTTCTATTGCGGGCAAGTCGACAGTGCAGGTAGCCATGCAGGAGGATACCCAGAAGCTAAATGAAGTAGTTGTAACGGGCTACGGCACGACTCGGAAACAAGATTTGACCGGAGCGGTGGCAGTAATTGGCGAAAAGGAGTTCAACAAGGGAACGTTTACTTCACCGGACCAGCTTCTTCAGGGTCGCGTGTCGGGGGTGCAGGTGAGCAACAACAGCGGCCAGCCCGGTGGGCCGTCCACTATCCGCATTCGGGGCAACTCCGCCGTAACTGGTACTGGCCAGCCCCTGTACGTGATAGACGGCGTGCCGCTTGATGGTCGCACGGCCCGTCCCGGCCTGGTGGCTTCCGCTGACGTGGGGGCCGGAGCCGATAGCAACCCGCTTAACTTCCTCAACCCCGACGACATCGAGACCTTTACCGTACTAAAGGATGCCTCGGCTACGGCTATTTACGGCTCCAGAGCCGCTTATGGGGTGGTTCAGATTACCACTAAAAAAGGCCGCACGGGCGCCCCAATTCTTAGTGTGGGCGCCTCTACAGGCTTCTCGACGCTGCTGCGCCGGCCTGAGTTTCTCGACGCTGGCCAATATCGGGAGGCCTTAACTTACTACGGGGCACCAGCCAGCAACGACAAGGGCGGCGACGTGGACGCGCTGGAGGAGATTCTGCGCACCGGCTACTTACAAAACTACAACGTGGCCATGAGCGGCGGTGGGGAAACCGGCCGCTACCGCATCTCGCTGGGCTACCTCGACCAGGATGGCATTGTGCGCAAAACTGGCTTTAAGAAGTACAGCGCCAACCTATCTACCAACCTGCAATTTCTGCAAAGCAAGAAGCTGGGCGTAGACGTAAACATCGCGACCAGCCAATTCCAAGAAGAGTTGGCCAACATTACAACTGACGCCGGCTTCCGGGGCAGCCTCATCGGTCAGGCGCTGCAGTGGAATCCCACCCAGCCCCTGCGCAACACCGACGGGTCGCTCTTTATTCAGGCTGGCGACGTAGTAAACCCCCTGGCAGCCCAAGAGCTCTACAACGATGCCTCACGGGTGAACACCATCCTGGCCAGCATCGCCCCCTCGTATAAGTTTACCAGCTGGCTCGAATACCGGATGCTGCTGAGCGTAAACTACAACAGCGGCGAGCGGCGCACATCTATTGACCAGCGTCTGATAAACTATCCCGGTATTGAAGGGCAGGGTTTTGCGGCCATCAGCAACAATGAGCTCGTAACCCAGCAGATCGTTCACACGCTTAACTTCAACCGAGAAGTAGCGACTGACCTGAATCTGAACGCAGTACTGGGCTACGAGTACACGAAGTTTAGTAATTCAGGCTCCAACGTGAATGCGTTTGGTAATCGGGATGAAGGAGGCTTCGGCAACTTCGGCCTCGATTACACCAACTACATTCAGTATTCGGCTGCTGGTAACCGCCAGATTTCATCATTCTTTGATCCATCGTCGGAGCTGCAATCGGTGTTTGGCCGGGCCATCTTCAGCTATAAGGACCGCTACGTACTGACCGGTACGTTGCGCCGGGATGAGAGCACTAAGTTCGGTCCTAATAATCGGGTGGGTTATTTCCCCTCCTTTGCTGCCGCCTGGGACCTCAGTCAGGAAGCGTTCTTCCCCGCGGAGAAGCTTACCCAGCTGAAGCTGCGGGCCGGCTACGGCCTCACCGGCAACCAGGAGTTTCCGGCCGGCGCGGCCCAGTTTCGCTATACCCTCGATAACAACGGCGCCCAGTCGCCGCTCAATGACGCGAATGATGATTTGAAGTGGCAGGCCGACGCCCAGTTCAACGTGGGTATTGATATTGGAGCTTTCAACAACCGCCTCACCTTCTCGGCTGATTACTTCAATAAAACTACCACTGACATCCTGTTCCCGACTACCCCCGGCGAGCCTCGTCCATCCGTCGCGGCCATTCGCTGGGACAACCTCGACGCTAAGATTGTAAACAAAGGCGTAGAGATGGCCCTGGGAACCACGTTGGTGAGCAACGAGCAAGTGGAAGTTGGCCTCAACGTCAACGCCACCTTCATTCGTAACGAAGTATCAGACCTAGTGGGGGCCGCCATTCCAACTGGAGCCATCAATGGTCAAGGCTTGTCGGGGGCATTGTCGCAGCTTATTACCAACGGCTACCCCATCAACGCCTTCTTCCTGCCTCAATACAACGGTCTAACCGAAAGCGGCTTATCGAATGATTTTGGGGCAATTGCTTATTCGGGCAGCCCTAATCCACGCACGCTGCTGGGTTTGAGCGCCAACGCTCGCTACGGCAAACTCGCCTTAATTGCGAACATGACGGGGGTATTTGGTCAGTACGTGTACAACAACACGGTTAACGCAGTGGGCAACGTAGGCCAGATTGGAGCCGGAAAAAACATTGCCCTCTCTACGTTTGAAAACCCGATCAAGGAAGCGACCGGCAACCCATCGGCGGCCACCACGCGCTACCTCGAAAAAGGAGATTTTCTCAAAATGTCTAACCTGACGCTTTCCTATTCCTTTGGCGACTTGGGTAGCTTCGTAAAGGGTGCCCGGGTGTATGTCACGGGTCAGAATCTGTTCGTGCTTACCGACTACGACGGGTTTGATCCGGAAGTAAACACCGTGAAGCGCGGAGCCAACCAAGTGCCTTCGGTTGGCATCGATTACCTACCCTACCCCAGCGCCCGCACCTTCACGTTCGGCGTTAATTTCAATCTGTAA
- a CDS encoding RagB/SusD family nutrient uptake outer membrane protein: protein MRYSKIACAAAVLALLQAATSCEIDETLEGQLTESQVRRGELTSLLQGVYNAQREPIQGHVSVFALQEVSTDSRIMPTRGPDWDDNGKWRQLYNHTWDANNERVRETYTQLNGIIYASTDLLRFSPSPQQEAESRFLRAWAMFLVLDLYDQVLYREPGENLSELARVRKGTEALDYIVSELNAIQANLPDAPVSRATKDATKVLLMKCYLNKGVYANRQSPTFAAADMNQVIRLADEIINTGKYSFTPNYFDNFAPNNGAIGRENIFTQANTFGNSGPVRDLWKFVSHYNMRPVDGYNGPAAPAELYDLFEATDKRRGVAYDIAGGPANPGRRINVGFLIGQQYNLATDAPLTTRGGAPLAFTKEINLFETGADLEAKGIRPIKYPVDYPSEAKGGNGAENDHVSFRLADVLLMKAEAILRGGTPTNAGGFGGTALAIVNSLRTHPSRGASALTSLNLDALLAERGRELYSESWRRQDMIRFGKFLLARKDKPQSDPKYLIYPVPQTQVDVNRNITQNPGY from the coding sequence ATGAGATATTCCAAGATTGCCTGTGCGGCTGCCGTTCTGGCTTTATTACAGGCGGCTACTAGTTGTGAAATTGACGAAACGCTGGAAGGCCAGCTTACCGAGAGCCAAGTTCGGCGCGGTGAGCTTACCTCCCTGCTCCAGGGCGTGTATAATGCCCAGCGCGAACCCATTCAGGGCCACGTAAGCGTGTTTGCCCTTCAGGAGGTATCCACCGATTCCCGCATTATGCCCACCCGCGGGCCAGACTGGGACGACAATGGTAAGTGGCGACAACTCTACAACCATACCTGGGATGCCAATAATGAGCGGGTGCGCGAAACCTACACCCAACTCAACGGCATCATCTACGCCTCCACTGACTTGCTGCGCTTCTCCCCCTCACCCCAGCAGGAAGCTGAGTCTCGGTTTCTGCGGGCCTGGGCGATGTTTTTGGTGCTCGACCTCTACGACCAGGTGCTGTACCGGGAGCCCGGTGAGAACCTGAGCGAACTGGCGCGGGTGCGCAAGGGCACTGAGGCGCTCGACTACATCGTAAGCGAGCTGAACGCTATTCAAGCCAACCTACCCGATGCTCCTGTTAGTCGTGCCACCAAGGACGCGACCAAGGTGCTGCTCATGAAGTGCTACCTCAACAAGGGCGTATACGCCAATCGGCAGTCCCCAACCTTCGCGGCTGCCGATATGAACCAGGTAATTAGGCTGGCCGACGAGATCATCAACACCGGCAAGTACTCCTTTACGCCCAACTATTTCGACAACTTCGCGCCCAACAATGGGGCTATTGGCCGGGAGAACATCTTCACGCAGGCCAATACCTTCGGCAATAGCGGCCCCGTGCGCGACTTGTGGAAGTTCGTGTCGCACTACAACATGCGGCCCGTGGATGGCTACAACGGTCCGGCCGCCCCGGCGGAGCTCTACGACCTGTTTGAGGCAACCGACAAGCGCCGCGGCGTGGCTTACGACATAGCAGGCGGACCCGCCAACCCCGGTCGGCGGATCAATGTGGGCTTCCTGATTGGTCAGCAGTACAATCTGGCTACCGATGCTCCCCTTACTACTCGGGGCGGGGCTCCGCTGGCGTTCACCAAGGAAATTAACTTGTTTGAAACCGGGGCTGACCTCGAAGCCAAGGGCATCCGGCCCATAAAATACCCCGTGGATTACCCAAGTGAGGCCAAAGGAGGCAACGGCGCTGAAAACGACCATGTATCCTTCCGCCTAGCCGACGTGCTGCTGATGAAGGCCGAAGCCATCCTGCGCGGCGGCACGCCTACCAACGCCGGGGGATTTGGTGGTACGGCGCTAGCCATCGTGAACTCGTTACGCACCCACCCTTCGCGCGGAGCCAGTGCTCTCACCTCGCTTAACCTCGACGCGTTGCTTGCCGAGCGGGGCCGGGAACTGTACAGCGAGTCGTGGCGTCGGCAGGATATGATTCGGTTCGGCAAGTTTCTGCTGGCGCGCAAAGACAAGCCCCAGAGCGACCCGAAATACCTGATCTATCCCGTACCGCAGACCCAGGTGGATGTGAACCGTAACATTACGCAGAACCCAGGCTACTAG
- a CDS encoding glycoside hydrolase family 65 protein: MTVANGMIGIVSSPAPFQVKNVVLAGAYDQYGRGRVSNFLNSFNLLNMYLEVDGRRLGPQDASNFRQELDMRRAALTTTFDYQDKATISYTYYALRHLPFTVLLDVSIVAKKDLALTAASVMETPDALRDAQNYYNEIDRPHVTLSLLTSSAQSPTGKLQLCASNSFLFNEAHGQEPRVIHEMWDNNMHLMKFSKKLPAGQTYTYAVAGSSITSAHHADPLNEAERLTIFARLEGKDRLLAFHTKAWNELWQSDIQIEGDPQAQQDVRSMLYHLYSFSRAGTDYSPSPMGLSGLGYNGHVFWDTDVWMFPVLAVMHPEIAKSLIEYRFQRLEAARRNAFAHGYQGAMYPWESADTGVEETPVWALSGPFEHHISACVALAAWQYYCVTQDKEWLREKGWPILSATADLWASRVERNGPGRYDIKNVVAADEWAENVDNDAFTNAAAQVNLRNATAAAKLLGLKANADWLHVAQNIPILKMADGVTQEHATYKGEGIKQGDVNLLAYPLNVITAPAQIRKDLAYYETRVPNEGTPAMTQAIFALLYARLGDASKAKLWFKDAYEPNLLPPFRVIAETKGGTNPYFATGAGGVLQAVLMGFGGLNITPTGITQSKTTLPTGWQSVKITGVGPQRKTYSVGR; the protein is encoded by the coding sequence GTGACAGTGGCCAACGGCATGATTGGCATTGTATCATCGCCGGCGCCGTTTCAGGTTAAAAACGTAGTGCTGGCCGGCGCTTATGATCAGTACGGTCGGGGGCGGGTTAGCAATTTCTTGAACAGCTTTAACCTGCTGAATATGTACCTGGAAGTGGATGGCCGGCGGCTGGGCCCCCAGGATGCGAGCAACTTTCGTCAGGAGCTGGACATGCGCCGCGCCGCCCTCACCACCACCTTCGACTACCAGGACAAAGCTACCATCAGCTACACTTACTACGCCCTGCGCCACTTGCCCTTCACCGTGCTACTGGATGTGAGTATTGTCGCCAAAAAAGACCTCGCCCTGACGGCGGCCAGCGTGATGGAAACTCCGGACGCGCTGCGCGATGCCCAGAACTACTATAATGAGATTGACCGGCCCCACGTCACGCTCAGCCTGCTCACTTCCTCGGCCCAAAGCCCCACGGGCAAGCTGCAGCTCTGCGCCTCCAACAGCTTTTTGTTTAACGAGGCGCACGGGCAGGAGCCCCGGGTGATCCATGAGATGTGGGATAACAACATGCACCTGATGAAATTCAGCAAAAAGCTACCCGCAGGCCAAACCTACACCTACGCCGTAGCCGGCTCGTCCATCACCTCCGCCCACCATGCCGACCCGCTGAACGAGGCCGAGCGCCTAACCATCTTTGCCCGCCTTGAAGGCAAAGACCGGCTGCTAGCTTTCCACACCAAAGCCTGGAATGAGCTCTGGCAGAGCGATATTCAGATTGAGGGCGACCCGCAGGCCCAACAGGACGTGCGCAGTATGCTCTACCACCTCTACAGCTTTTCGCGGGCCGGCACCGACTATTCTCCCTCGCCCATGGGTTTATCGGGGCTGGGCTATAATGGCCACGTTTTCTGGGATACCGATGTGTGGATGTTTCCGGTGCTAGCGGTTATGCATCCGGAAATCGCCAAATCCTTGATAGAGTACCGTTTCCAGCGCTTGGAAGCGGCCCGGCGCAATGCCTTTGCGCATGGTTACCAGGGTGCCATGTACCCGTGGGAAAGTGCCGATACCGGCGTGGAGGAAACCCCAGTCTGGGCCCTGAGTGGCCCGTTTGAGCACCATATTTCGGCCTGCGTGGCCCTGGCCGCATGGCAGTATTACTGCGTAACTCAGGACAAAGAGTGGCTGCGCGAGAAGGGCTGGCCTATCCTATCCGCTACGGCCGACCTCTGGGCCAGCCGGGTGGAGCGTAATGGCCCCGGCCGCTATGATATCAAGAACGTGGTAGCCGCCGACGAATGGGCCGAAAACGTGGATAACGATGCTTTCACCAACGCCGCTGCCCAGGTAAACCTGCGCAATGCCACGGCCGCCGCTAAGCTGCTCGGGTTGAAGGCCAACGCTGATTGGCTGCACGTGGCCCAGAACATCCCAATCCTGAAAATGGCGGACGGCGTGACCCAGGAGCACGCCACTTACAAGGGCGAAGGCATTAAACAGGGAGACGTGAACCTACTGGCTTACCCGCTTAATGTAATTACGGCGCCAGCTCAGATCCGAAAAGACCTAGCTTACTACGAAACCCGCGTCCCGAATGAGGGCACGCCCGCGATGACCCAAGCCATCTTCGCGCTGCTGTACGCGCGACTCGGCGACGCCAGCAAGGCCAAGCTGTGGTTCAAAGACGCTTACGAACCCAACTTGCTACCACCCTTCCGCGTTATTGCCGAAACCAAGGGCGGCACCAATCCTTATTTCGCCACCGGCGCGGGGGGCGTTTTACAGGCCGTACTAATGGGTTTTGGGGGGCTAAATATTACGCCCACCGGTATCACCCAAAGCAAGACCACCTTACCCACGGGCTGGCAGTCCGTCAAGATTACCGGTGTAGGCCCCCAGCGCAAAACCTACTCCGTTGGCCGCTAA
- the treF gene encoding alpha,alpha-trehalase TreF: MFEAVQLGRVYPDNKTFVDAVAKRPPADVMQAYLQQKGTPGFDLKAFVAAHFIPPPAIGGEYQSRVDAGLRHHLDTLWTVLQRQPDTLARGASSLLPLPRPYIVPGGRFREVYYWDSYFTMLGLAESKRTSVIRDMVDNFAYLLDTYGFIPNGNRTYYLTRSQPPFFAKMVTLLAQEEGDAKTILRYQPQLLREYTYWMAGAETLAPGTAQDRVVRLPKGELLNRYYDSSDQPREESYAEDVAAAKLSSQPPAQFYRNVRAAAASGWDFSTRWFGADGKLGSIQTTDIVPVDLNCLLYYLETTLANSYQLQGNAPKANAFLAKAQSRKNAILAYCWDAKAGWFVDYNFRTQLRSPQHTLAAVYPLEFGIATEPQAKRIAKGLQRDFLEAGGLITTRRGGGQQWDAPNAWAPLQYMAIDGLERYQQGALARTVATRWIGLNSEVFEQTGKLMEKYNVVDTKLKAGGGEYPLQDGFGWTNGVLLKLMNKYTPEKSF, from the coding sequence TTGTTCGAGGCCGTGCAGCTAGGCCGCGTGTACCCCGACAACAAAACCTTCGTCGATGCAGTAGCCAAAAGGCCCCCCGCCGATGTAATGCAGGCCTATTTGCAGCAGAAAGGGACCCCAGGCTTCGACCTGAAAGCCTTCGTGGCGGCGCACTTTATTCCCCCGCCCGCAATTGGCGGCGAATACCAAAGCCGGGTGGACGCGGGCCTGCGCCACCATCTCGACACGCTGTGGACTGTGCTACAGCGCCAACCCGACACGCTGGCACGCGGAGCTTCGTCGCTGTTACCGCTCCCGCGCCCCTATATCGTACCTGGGGGGCGTTTTAGGGAAGTGTACTACTGGGACTCCTACTTTACGATGCTGGGGCTGGCCGAAAGCAAGCGCACGTCGGTCATTCGCGACATGGTTGACAACTTCGCTTACCTGCTGGATACGTACGGCTTTATTCCTAACGGCAACCGCACCTACTACCTCACCCGCTCACAGCCGCCATTTTTTGCAAAAATGGTGACCCTGCTAGCCCAAGAGGAAGGCGATGCGAAGACGATTCTGCGCTACCAACCTCAACTGCTACGCGAGTATACTTATTGGATGGCCGGCGCGGAAACCTTGGCTCCGGGTACGGCCCAAGACCGCGTCGTGCGCCTGCCTAAGGGCGAGCTGCTCAACCGCTACTACGACAGCAGCGACCAGCCCCGCGAGGAATCTTACGCTGAAGACGTGGCTGCTGCCAAGCTCAGCTCCCAGCCGCCGGCGCAGTTCTACCGCAACGTGCGCGCCGCCGCCGCTTCGGGCTGGGACTTCAGCACCCGCTGGTTTGGGGCCGATGGCAAGCTAGGCAGCATTCAAACTACTGATATAGTGCCAGTTGATTTGAATTGCTTGCTGTATTACCTCGAAACGACGCTGGCCAACTCTTACCAGCTCCAGGGCAATGCGCCCAAAGCCAACGCGTTTCTTGCCAAGGCCCAAAGCAGGAAAAACGCTATCCTGGCGTATTGCTGGGATGCTAAGGCCGGATGGTTCGTCGATTATAATTTTCGGACCCAGCTACGTTCACCTCAGCATACGCTGGCGGCAGTCTATCCCCTGGAGTTTGGCATAGCTACCGAGCCCCAGGCCAAGCGCATAGCGAAAGGCCTGCAACGGGACTTTCTGGAAGCTGGCGGCCTCATTACTACCCGCCGCGGCGGAGGCCAGCAGTGGGATGCTCCCAATGCGTGGGCACCACTGCAATACATGGCCATCGACGGACTGGAGCGGTACCAGCAAGGGGCCCTGGCCCGCACCGTGGCTACCCGTTGGATTGGCCTGAATAGCGAGGTGTTCGAGCAGACCGGTAAGCTGATGGAGAAGTACAATGTGGTGGATACCAAGCTAAAAGCCGGAGGTGGGGAATATCCCCTCCAGGACGGCTTCGGCTGGACCAACGGTGTGCTCCTCAAGCTGATGAATAAATATACACCCGAAAAATCCTTCTGA
- the dnaG gene encoding DNA primase: MARIPKETIDQILHLADIVEVVGDFVSLKRKGQNMWACCPFHHEKSPSFSVAPAKGLYKCFGCGKAGGVVQFIMDIEGSSYVEALKYLAKKYGIEIQEEEKTPEQQLVQNEKDSQFIISNWAKDHYHKLLLESEEGQSIGLSYLRQRGLNQQTIQTFELGYSLDLWDDLLKAAEKAGYERKYLEKTGLVIKKDDDQGQDTGRRYDRFRGRVMFPIHNVAGRTIGFGARTLKANDKTAKYLNSPESDIYHKSDVLYGMYQARQAIRAEETCYLVEGYLDVLSLHQGGIKNVVASSGTSLTESQIRLIARYTDNVTVLYDGDAAGIRASLRGIDLILEGGLNVRVVLFPDGDDPDSYIRKVGDQRFREHLENHSKDFISFKTDLVAREAAQDPVKKAEAIRDVLQSIAKVPDPIKRQVFLQQTSGTFGIDEQVLITEYNKLVKNAGGKNAPQTAAASPTSQPDSRSQSQKPYANSRPLSLEEEAEAAMYGAPSDTFAPQAPDAGTAEEVEPVPDVLQACEREIVRLILLYAPQQLAPEVSVAQYLFGQLEENVFLTPIYADLLHLCRTEMEQGRWPDVRTLIQHGRGDIRQLVSDLATEKYELSPNWTTHQIYVPREIDLLQQACDNAVLRLNKCTVQRELATRLDALRQPMNEADLMETLHAIKLLKQMDNQLGGMLGTVIPRSG, translated from the coding sequence ATGGCCCGCATTCCCAAAGAAACTATTGATCAAATTCTGCACTTAGCTGACATCGTAGAGGTGGTTGGCGACTTTGTGAGCCTCAAGCGCAAGGGCCAGAATATGTGGGCTTGCTGCCCATTCCACCACGAAAAGTCGCCCTCTTTCTCGGTAGCGCCGGCCAAGGGGCTGTATAAGTGTTTCGGCTGTGGTAAGGCCGGCGGGGTGGTGCAGTTCATCATGGATATTGAGGGCAGCAGCTATGTAGAGGCGCTTAAGTATCTGGCGAAAAAGTACGGTATTGAAATTCAGGAGGAAGAGAAAACGCCTGAGCAGCAGCTTGTTCAGAATGAGAAAGACTCTCAGTTCATCATCTCCAACTGGGCCAAAGACCACTACCATAAGCTCCTACTGGAGTCGGAAGAGGGGCAGAGTATCGGGCTAAGCTATTTGCGCCAGCGCGGTCTGAATCAGCAGACTATTCAAACTTTCGAGCTGGGCTACTCGCTTGATTTGTGGGATGATTTGCTGAAAGCAGCTGAAAAAGCCGGCTACGAGCGGAAATACCTGGAAAAAACGGGCCTGGTCATTAAGAAAGATGACGACCAAGGTCAGGACACGGGCCGGCGTTACGACCGTTTCCGGGGCCGGGTCATGTTCCCGATTCACAACGTGGCCGGCCGTACCATCGGTTTTGGGGCGCGCACGCTGAAGGCTAATGATAAGACGGCCAAGTACCTGAACTCGCCCGAGTCGGATATTTACCATAAGTCGGATGTGCTGTATGGGATGTATCAGGCACGGCAAGCGATTCGGGCGGAGGAAACCTGTTACTTAGTGGAAGGCTACCTCGATGTACTTAGTCTGCATCAGGGCGGCATTAAGAACGTGGTGGCCTCCTCGGGTACTTCGCTTACGGAGAGCCAGATACGCCTTATTGCTCGCTACACGGATAATGTGACGGTGCTGTATGACGGCGACGCGGCTGGCATTCGGGCCTCGTTGCGCGGTATCGACCTGATTCTGGAAGGCGGCTTGAATGTGCGCGTGGTGCTCTTTCCCGACGGCGACGACCCCGACAGCTACATCCGCAAAGTAGGCGACCAGCGCTTCCGCGAGCACCTCGAAAACCACAGCAAGGACTTCATTAGCTTCAAAACTGACCTCGTGGCCCGCGAAGCGGCCCAGGACCCGGTGAAGAAAGCCGAAGCCATCCGGGATGTGCTCCAGAGCATCGCCAAGGTACCCGACCCAATCAAGCGGCAGGTGTTCCTGCAGCAGACTTCGGGTACGTTCGGCATTGATGAGCAAGTACTTATTACCGAATATAACAAGCTTGTAAAGAACGCAGGGGGCAAAAATGCCCCCCAGACGGCTGCCGCATCGCCCACCAGCCAGCCCGACTCGCGCTCCCAAAGCCAAAAGCCTTACGCTAACTCACGGCCGCTTTCGTTGGAAGAGGAGGCTGAAGCGGCCATGTACGGGGCGCCATCCGACACTTTTGCCCCCCAGGCCCCCGACGCTGGCACTGCCGAGGAAGTAGAGCCCGTGCCTGATGTGTTGCAAGCCTGCGAGCGGGAAATCGTGCGACTAATTCTGCTCTACGCTCCCCAACAGTTGGCGCCGGAAGTGAGCGTAGCGCAATACCTGTTTGGCCAGCTCGAAGAAAACGTGTTTCTCACGCCCATTTATGCCGACTTGCTTCACCTCTGTCGCACCGAAATGGAGCAGGGGCGCTGGCCCGATGTGCGCACTCTCATTCAGCACGGCCGCGGCGACATCCGCCAATTAGTGAGCGACTTGGCTACTGAGAAATACGAGCTCAGCCCGAACTGGACCACCCACCAGATTTATGTGCCCCGCGAGATTGACTTGCTTCAGCAAGCCTGCGACAACGCCGTGCTTCGCCTCAACAAGTGCACCGTGCAGCGCGAACTGGCCACTCGCCTCGACGCCCTGCGCCAGCCCATGAACGAGGCTGACCTGATGGAAACCCTGCACGCTATCAAACTGCTGAAGCAGATGGATAACCAACTGGGTGGTATGCTGGGCACGGTTATTCCACGAAGCGGGTAA